One window from the genome of Halomicrobium zhouii encodes:
- a CDS encoding replication factor C large subunit translates to MTDWTEKYRPSTLAEVRGNDKARDKLKEWADSWENHRKAVIVHGAPGIGKTSAAHALANDMGWPTIELNASDSRTKDVIERVAGEAAKSGTLTEGGAGRRLVIMDEADNIHGNADRGGSRAVTSLVKEAGQPMILIANEFYDMGNGLRNACEDIEFRDVGKRSIVPVLRDILRQEDVTFDDDALTQIAEMNDGDLRGAVKDLQALADGKDHLAADDVVTSERDKSEGIFDYLDEVIKTAGAEEALKSSYDVDETPDDLINWIEDNMPKDYEGAELAKAYGFLANADRWLGRVRATQNYTFWKYAGDNMTAGVAASRDGKKSGWTRYGPPSYWSKLGRSKGTRNTRDHIAQQIAAVNGVSMRTARRDVMPFLATMTHHCKNRELTVAMAAQYDMDASHVSFVTGSGKDTNKVQSIVEDAEELKEAQAVEHSDGAFEGAMAGQTDVDGAGDDADESDADDEDVEQAALDDGAEDAETAEDEDSDDSIDSQDAEEDESQSGLSDFM, encoded by the coding sequence ATGACCGACTGGACGGAGAAGTATCGTCCGAGCACCCTCGCCGAGGTTCGCGGCAACGACAAGGCCCGGGACAAACTGAAGGAGTGGGCCGACTCGTGGGAGAACCACCGCAAAGCCGTCATCGTCCACGGCGCGCCGGGCATCGGGAAGACCTCTGCCGCCCACGCGCTGGCCAACGACATGGGGTGGCCGACCATCGAACTCAACGCCAGCGACTCGCGGACGAAGGACGTCATCGAGCGGGTCGCCGGCGAGGCCGCAAAGAGCGGCACGCTCACCGAGGGCGGCGCAGGTCGCCGTCTCGTCATTATGGACGAGGCGGACAACATCCACGGCAACGCCGACCGCGGCGGGTCGCGGGCGGTCACCTCGCTCGTGAAAGAGGCCGGCCAGCCGATGATCCTCATCGCCAACGAGTTCTACGACATGGGCAACGGGCTCCGCAACGCCTGTGAGGACATCGAGTTCCGCGACGTGGGGAAACGCTCCATCGTCCCCGTGCTCCGCGACATCCTCCGCCAGGAGGACGTCACCTTCGACGACGACGCGCTGACACAGATCGCCGAGATGAACGACGGCGACCTCCGGGGCGCCGTCAAGGACCTCCAGGCGCTGGCCGACGGGAAGGACCACCTCGCGGCCGACGACGTCGTCACCAGCGAGCGCGACAAGAGCGAGGGCATCTTCGACTACCTCGACGAGGTCATCAAGACCGCCGGCGCGGAGGAGGCGCTGAAGTCCTCCTACGACGTCGACGAGACGCCGGACGACCTCATCAACTGGATCGAGGACAACATGCCCAAAGATTACGAGGGCGCCGAACTCGCGAAGGCCTACGGTTTCCTCGCCAACGCAGACCGCTGGCTCGGCCGCGTCCGCGCCACGCAGAACTACACGTTCTGGAAGTACGCGGGCGACAACATGACCGCGGGCGTCGCGGCCTCGCGCGACGGGAAGAAGAGCGGCTGGACGCGCTACGGCCCGCCGAGCTACTGGTCCAAGCTCGGTCGCTCGAAGGGCACCCGCAACACACGCGACCACATCGCCCAGCAGATCGCCGCGGTCAACGGCGTCTCGATGCGCACCGCCCGCCGCGACGTGATGCCGTTCCTCGCGACAATGACCCACCACTGCAAGAACCGGGAACTCACCGTCGCGATGGCGGCCCAGTACGACATGGACGCCTCCCACGTCTCCTTCGTCACCGGCAGCGGGAAGGACACCAACAAGGTCCAGTCCATCGTCGAGGACGCCGAAGAACTGAAAGAAGCGCAGGCGGTCGAACACTCCGACGGCGCCTTCGAGGGGGCGATGGCCGGCCAGACAGACGTCGACGGTGCCGGAGACGACGCGGACGAGAGCGACGCCGACGACGAAGACGTCGAACAGGCGGCCCTCGACGACGGTGCGGAGGACGCCGAGACGGCAGAAGACGAAGACAGCGACGATTCGATCGATTCGCAGGACGCCGAAGAGGACGAGAGCCAGTCCGGGCTCTCCGATTTCATGTAA
- a CDS encoding helix-turn-helix domain-containing protein: protein MTRGPREELAEKIAGEVALSNDPGETIRKWRTDFEVSQTELASNLDVSPSVVSDYESGRRDNPGIGVVRRVVDALLDIDEDRGGEFIHQHARVLSSGFDSEVVQDLREYSANIPLERYYDAIGATELVAGDRDTVAGHTVINSIEVITRLSSDEFYQLYGQSTNRALVFTNVTRGESPLVALRVVTPTPNAVVLHGLDEEDLWDHAVDLARIEGFSLAIADGDIDDMLAGMRELP from the coding sequence ATGACGCGCGGCCCTCGCGAGGAACTGGCAGAGAAGATAGCCGGCGAGGTGGCTCTCTCGAACGATCCCGGCGAGACCATCCGCAAGTGGCGCACCGACTTCGAGGTGTCCCAGACCGAACTGGCGAGCAACCTCGACGTCTCCCCCTCGGTCGTCTCCGACTACGAGAGTGGACGCCGGGACAACCCCGGCATCGGCGTGGTCCGCCGGGTCGTCGACGCGCTGCTCGACATCGACGAGGACCGCGGCGGCGAGTTCATCCACCAGCACGCCCGCGTCCTCTCCTCGGGGTTCGACTCCGAAGTCGTCCAGGACCTCCGGGAGTACTCCGCGAACATCCCGCTCGAACGCTACTACGACGCCATCGGTGCGACCGAACTGGTCGCCGGCGACAGGGACACCGTCGCCGGCCACACCGTCATCAACTCCATCGAAGTGATCACGCGACTCTCGTCGGACGAGTTCTACCAGCTCTACGGCCAGTCGACCAACCGCGCGCTCGTGTTCACCAACGTCACCCGCGGGGAATCGCCACTCGTCGCCCTCCGGGTCGTGACGCCGACGCCCAACGCCGTCGTCCTCCACGGCCTCGACGAGGAAGACCTGTGGGACCACGCCGTCGACCTCGCCCGCATCGAGGGGTTCTCGCTGGCCATCGCCGACGGCGACATCGACGACATGCTCGCCGGGATGCGGGAGTTGCCCTGA
- a CDS encoding right-handed parallel beta-helix repeat-containing protein, with amino-acid sequence MEPRDDGATEPPTHAHRVARRWPVVAVTLALVLSVAAPMAIGGAGAATTESGADAPPANVEHGPLQQTDAPAADEQWTTPPAQVGQTGANETDNDSVDGETREAAEAGVDEAIAALQRQGVSVNQSQRAAAVNGTVDAVAQYQNASVEQVQNASYGAVTGTFLQSQNVSVEQVQNATAGGAGGALSQSQNASATQLQHAAFGATHGAVAQQQNATVEQVQIVAQGAAAGAAHEAGKRDENESREKAHPGAIREAAQGAAFGALTQTQNVSVEQRQSAAVGAAEGALSQNQSVAVEQRQTASVKQIQVAAMGAAEGALSVTQEQNVSVEQVQAAARGACKGALEQSQSVSVTQIQSAAYGAAKGAISQSQTASVTQIQAAATGAAKGVLVQSQSVSITQIQYAATGAAKGAAGSAAQRQVVNVEQIQAAAAGAGQGTVIQIQEINVVQIQIISESAAGGALSQHQTANVVQIQSAARGASEGSLALTQRQEVTVEQTQIITRDAAADTAATAAQLNVDVDVTIYNYAKGSAQDPDDGDGADGDEQLRSLFASAEGETIFLANPNDVAVTVTITSQDGDLETVTLAPGESTNLQRDRGTYTLTAETADGQDVELAGRAELTVSVGDALQSLTASVENGSLSVANPNDERVTVKVTGDEETSFQVPADWDLTRAFGPGNYTATAEITDGTAVQINGQDAFEFSIESAEPPGTPDTPDTPEPDEPIDLTVSVSGQNVTVENPSETNVTVTATNESEGERTLNVSAGANVTEQFQPGNYTLTGESDDEREVLLENESALDIQVAEPDEGVDSLNVTVEGENVTVDNPNDVAVTVTANATDANASDAANQTVDVGPESNVTAAFEPGNYTLTAVADDGTTVPVNSETEHVITVEGAEPPEDGERTIDSCTVVDEAGQYELAGDVEGDTDGVCLRIEASDVVIDGNDSALVGAGGENSTGIQTYDPDGNDVENVTVRNLEVRNWNDGVAIGNFSDDVPAQARLENVTITENDGNGAFLVSASGSAFENLSATRNGAGIRLWETENVTAERINVSANDGYGLHLWDLVQDSEFSQVNASGNGQEGVFVGVGASGNTLSGLVVADNGQNGIHFSDSAENVVRDSLVADNDGAGISSNFISTQTLDNVTVRNHTDAELNPRDTGFAPGPFTATDLRLDPVGSLAFDEEAVTLDVVDGDELPALPENATALQDGLNVTELENSTDATLAYQRADPDAEVELWRHDGSEWTQVETFDAGDANGSVETTLTEDGVYVLAQSEEAPASFTVSDLAPAEANVSQGESITVSATVANDGGESAVQTVELRIDGTTVADQELELDAGNSSNVTFADVDTSGLAPGEYEHGVFTPADNATGTLTVEAEAEPGVEYLNCTTAQVAGSYDRLGVTLGYYAEDGNATNEYSWTPIDVPTDRPVDGQTLVTIGEQNETAVTDDGTLVIQVADPGAFGEPNRSFVANVNSAASPTGQEDLSAAQPNAEQCREDVRPELPTLASEPVEVVDNETAVVNFSYDNPNDAPMEPAESQFTSGDVAGEPPAVLETGENFVVVEWTPESTDESVTWTLNLSNFDLLNVSSAGPTAADVPGLLEPRAETETPTETESPTPTETPSPTATDTPSPTPTDTPTPEDTPTPEATETPTETDTPTEEPATPADSPTPENETA; translated from the coding sequence ATGGAACCGCGTGACGACGGAGCGACCGAGCCGCCAACACACGCCCACCGGGTCGCACGCAGGTGGCCAGTCGTCGCCGTGACGCTGGCGTTAGTCCTCAGCGTCGCGGCCCCGATGGCGATAGGGGGAGCGGGGGCCGCGACGACGGAGAGCGGGGCGGACGCACCGCCGGCGAACGTCGAGCACGGCCCCCTCCAGCAGACCGACGCGCCGGCGGCGGACGAGCAGTGGACCACGCCACCGGCGCAGGTCGGCCAGACGGGTGCGAACGAGACCGACAACGACTCGGTCGACGGGGAGACGCGCGAGGCCGCCGAGGCCGGTGTCGACGAGGCCATCGCGGCGCTCCAGCGACAGGGCGTCTCGGTGAACCAGTCCCAGCGCGCCGCCGCGGTGAACGGAACCGTCGACGCGGTGGCCCAGTACCAGAACGCCTCCGTCGAGCAGGTCCAGAACGCCTCCTACGGCGCGGTCACCGGGACCTTCCTCCAGAGCCAGAACGTCAGTGTCGAGCAAGTCCAGAACGCGACGGCCGGCGGGGCGGGCGGCGCGCTCTCCCAGTCCCAGAACGCGAGCGCGACCCAGCTCCAGCACGCCGCGTTCGGGGCGACCCACGGCGCCGTCGCCCAGCAGCAGAACGCGACGGTCGAACAGGTCCAGATAGTCGCCCAGGGCGCGGCGGCGGGCGCGGCCCACGAAGCGGGCAAGCGCGACGAGAACGAGTCGCGGGAGAAAGCTCACCCCGGCGCCATCCGTGAAGCGGCCCAGGGCGCCGCGTTCGGCGCGCTGACCCAGACGCAGAACGTCTCCGTCGAGCAGCGCCAGTCCGCGGCGGTCGGCGCCGCGGAGGGAGCGCTCAGCCAGAACCAGTCCGTCGCGGTCGAGCAGCGTCAGACCGCGTCGGTCAAGCAGATACAGGTCGCCGCGATGGGGGCCGCCGAGGGTGCGCTGTCAGTCACCCAGGAACAGAATGTCAGCGTCGAGCAGGTGCAGGCCGCCGCACGAGGGGCCTGCAAGGGCGCGCTCGAACAGAGCCAGTCGGTGTCGGTCACCCAGATCCAGTCGGCCGCCTACGGCGCGGCGAAGGGAGCGATCAGCCAGTCCCAGACGGCGAGCGTCACCCAGATCCAGGCGGCTGCGACCGGCGCGGCGAAGGGCGTGCTCGTCCAGTCCCAGTCAGTCAGCATCACCCAGATACAGTACGCCGCAACCGGCGCGGCGAAGGGCGCCGCCGGCTCGGCCGCCCAGCGCCAGGTCGTGAACGTCGAACAGATCCAGGCCGCGGCGGCGGGCGCCGGCCAGGGCACAGTCATCCAGATACAGGAGATCAACGTCGTCCAGATCCAGATCATCAGCGAGAGCGCCGCCGGCGGAGCACTGTCACAACACCAGACGGCGAACGTCGTCCAGATCCAGTCGGCCGCACGCGGGGCCTCCGAGGGGTCGCTCGCGCTGACCCAGCGCCAGGAAGTCACCGTCGAGCAGACGCAGATCATCACCCGCGACGCCGCCGCCGACACCGCGGCGACCGCCGCGCAGCTGAACGTCGACGTGGACGTGACGATATACAACTACGCGAAAGGGTCGGCCCAGGACCCCGACGACGGTGACGGGGCCGACGGCGACGAGCAACTCCGGAGCCTCTTCGCCTCGGCGGAGGGCGAGACCATCTTCCTCGCGAACCCCAACGACGTCGCCGTGACGGTGACGATAACGAGCCAGGACGGCGACCTGGAGACGGTGACGCTGGCACCCGGCGAGTCGACGAACCTCCAGCGCGACCGGGGAACCTACACCCTCACCGCCGAGACCGCCGACGGCCAGGACGTGGAACTCGCGGGCCGGGCGGAACTGACCGTCTCGGTCGGGGACGCGCTGCAGTCCCTGACCGCGAGCGTCGAGAACGGGAGCCTTTCGGTCGCGAACCCGAACGACGAGCGCGTCACCGTCAAGGTCACCGGCGACGAGGAGACGTCGTTCCAGGTGCCCGCCGACTGGGACCTGACCCGAGCGTTCGGACCCGGGAATTACACGGCGACGGCCGAGATCACCGATGGCACGGCCGTCCAGATAAACGGACAGGACGCCTTCGAGTTCAGTATCGAGTCCGCGGAGCCCCCCGGCACCCCAGACACGCCCGATACGCCAGAACCGGACGAGCCCATCGATCTGACCGTCTCGGTGAGCGGGCAGAACGTCACTGTCGAGAATCCGAGCGAGACCAACGTCACGGTCACCGCGACGAACGAGTCGGAGGGCGAGCGAACCCTGAACGTCAGCGCCGGTGCGAACGTCACCGAGCAGTTCCAGCCCGGAAACTACACGCTGACGGGTGAGAGCGACGACGAGCGCGAAGTGCTCCTCGAGAACGAGTCGGCCCTGGACATTCAGGTCGCGGAACCCGACGAGGGCGTCGACAGCCTGAACGTCACCGTCGAAGGTGAGAACGTCACCGTCGACAACCCGAACGACGTGGCCGTGACGGTCACCGCGAACGCGACGGACGCGAACGCGAGCGACGCGGCGAACCAGACCGTCGACGTCGGTCCCGAGTCGAACGTCACGGCGGCGTTCGAGCCCGGAAACTACACGCTGACCGCGGTGGCCGACGACGGCACGACCGTCCCGGTGAACAGCGAGACGGAACACGTGATCACCGTCGAGGGTGCGGAACCACCCGAGGACGGCGAGCGAACCATCGACTCCTGCACCGTCGTCGACGAGGCCGGCCAGTACGAACTGGCGGGGGACGTCGAGGGCGACACCGACGGCGTCTGTCTCAGGATCGAAGCCAGCGACGTGGTGATAGATGGGAACGACAGCGCCCTCGTCGGCGCCGGCGGGGAGAACAGTACCGGAATCCAGACCTACGATCCCGACGGAAACGACGTCGAGAACGTCACGGTCCGGAACCTCGAGGTCCGGAACTGGAACGACGGCGTCGCAATCGGTAACTTCAGCGACGACGTGCCGGCACAGGCCCGGCTGGAGAACGTCACGATAACCGAGAACGACGGCAACGGTGCGTTCCTCGTCAGCGCCAGCGGATCCGCGTTCGAGAACCTCTCGGCCACCCGAAACGGCGCTGGTATCCGCCTCTGGGAGACGGAGAACGTGACGGCCGAGCGAATCAACGTCTCCGCGAACGACGGGTACGGGCTCCACCTCTGGGACCTGGTCCAGGATAGCGAGTTCAGCCAGGTGAACGCGAGCGGGAACGGACAGGAGGGCGTCTTCGTCGGCGTCGGCGCGTCGGGCAACACGCTCTCCGGACTCGTCGTCGCCGACAACGGCCAGAACGGGATCCACTTCTCGGACAGCGCCGAGAACGTCGTGCGCGACTCGCTGGTCGCGGACAACGACGGGGCCGGGATCAGCTCGAACTTCATCAGTACCCAGACGCTCGACAACGTCACCGTCCGGAATCACACCGACGCCGAACTCAACCCGCGTGACACCGGCTTCGCGCCCGGACCGTTCACGGCCACCGACCTGCGACTGGACCCCGTCGGCTCGCTGGCCTTCGACGAGGAGGCCGTGACGCTCGACGTCGTCGACGGCGACGAACTCCCGGCGCTCCCCGAGAACGCGACGGCGCTCCAGGACGGCCTGAACGTCACCGAACTCGAGAACAGCACCGACGCGACGCTCGCGTACCAGCGTGCAGACCCCGACGCCGAGGTCGAACTGTGGCGCCACGACGGGAGTGAGTGGACCCAGGTGGAGACGTTCGACGCCGGCGACGCCAACGGAAGCGTCGAGACCACCCTGACAGAGGACGGTGTGTACGTCCTGGCACAGTCCGAGGAGGCACCGGCCTCGTTCACTGTCTCTGACCTGGCCCCCGCCGAAGCGAACGTCAGCCAGGGCGAGTCGATCACCGTCTCCGCGACGGTCGCGAACGACGGCGGCGAGTCCGCCGTACAGACCGTGGAACTCCGAATCGACGGGACGACAGTGGCCGACCAGGAACTCGAACTCGACGCCGGTAACTCGTCGAACGTCACCTTCGCGGACGTCGATACGAGCGGCCTCGCACCCGGCGAGTACGAACACGGCGTGTTCACGCCAGCGGACAACGCGACGGGGACGCTCACGGTCGAAGCCGAGGCCGAACCGGGCGTGGAGTATCTCAACTGCACCACTGCACAGGTCGCCGGGAGCTACGACCGACTCGGCGTCACGCTCGGCTACTACGCCGAGGACGGGAACGCGACGAACGAGTACAGCTGGACGCCCATCGACGTCCCGACCGATCGACCGGTCGACGGCCAGACGCTCGTCACTATCGGCGAGCAGAACGAGACGGCGGTGACCGACGACGGAACGCTGGTGATCCAGGTCGCGGATCCCGGCGCGTTCGGTGAGCCAAACCGGAGTTTCGTCGCGAACGTGAACAGCGCTGCGAGTCCGACCGGCCAGGAGGACCTCTCGGCCGCACAGCCCAACGCCGAACAGTGCCGCGAGGACGTCAGGCCCGAACTGCCGACGCTCGCCAGCGAACCGGTCGAGGTCGTCGACAACGAGACGGCGGTGGTCAACTTCAGCTACGACAACCCCAACGACGCGCCGATGGAACCGGCCGAGAGCCAGTTCACCAGCGGTGACGTCGCCGGCGAACCGCCCGCGGTGCTCGAAACCGGCGAGAACTTCGTCGTCGTCGAGTGGACGCCCGAGTCCACCGACGAGTCGGTCACCTGGACGCTGAACCTCTCGAACTTCGACCTCTTGAACGTCTCGTCGGCCGGCCCGACCGCCGCCGACGTGCCGGGCCTGCTCGAACCGCGCGCGGAAACCGAGACGCCGACGGAGACCGAATCGCCGACGCCGACGGAGACACCCTCACCGACGGCGACGGACACACCTTCACCGACGCCGACGGACACGCCCACCCCGGAAGACACGCCGACGCCGGAAGCGACCGAGACGCCCACGGAGACCGACACGCCGACCGAGGAACCGGCGACCCCGGCGGACTCGCCCACGCCCGAGAACGAGACGGCGTAG
- a CDS encoding universal stress protein, which translates to MYDRILFPTDGSDAANAVRDYVLDLAAAEDATLEVLYVANSNENSVTRVGGEVVDALEQHGEEVVADVEDRAADRGVDVRSTVEQGDPSGTILAYADHRDVDLIVMATHGRRGLDRMLLGSVTERVARKAARPVLTVRPDDDVSRRYPPESVLVPTDGSAVSKRAVDEGAALAAEQDATLHLLTVIDPSVFGGDDYAVMPTDVFEERAESILDRAVARAEDAGATDVVRAREFGNPRRTIGRYAGEEAVDLVAMGTHGRSGVDRFLMGSVTEGTVRTAPVPVLTVRGTDD; encoded by the coding sequence ATGTACGACCGGATCCTGTTCCCGACCGACGGTAGCGACGCCGCGAACGCGGTGCGCGACTACGTGCTGGACCTCGCAGCGGCAGAGGACGCCACGCTTGAAGTGCTCTACGTCGCGAACTCGAACGAGAACAGCGTCACCCGGGTCGGTGGCGAAGTGGTCGACGCGCTGGAGCAACACGGGGAAGAGGTCGTGGCCGACGTCGAGGACCGGGCGGCCGACCGCGGCGTGGACGTCCGCTCCACGGTCGAACAGGGGGACCCTTCCGGGACGATACTTGCGTACGCGGACCACCGCGACGTCGACCTGATCGTGATGGCGACCCACGGCCGGCGAGGGCTGGACCGGATGCTCCTCGGGAGCGTCACCGAACGCGTCGCCCGGAAAGCGGCACGGCCGGTGCTCACCGTCAGGCCCGACGACGACGTCTCCCGGCGGTATCCACCGGAGTCGGTGCTCGTGCCGACCGACGGCAGCGCCGTCTCGAAGCGGGCTGTCGACGAAGGGGCCGCGCTCGCGGCCGAGCAGGACGCCACGCTCCACCTGCTCACGGTGATCGATCCCTCGGTGTTCGGTGGTGACGACTACGCGGTGATGCCGACCGACGTCTTCGAAGAACGGGCGGAGTCGATCCTGGACCGAGCGGTCGCGCGAGCGGAAGACGCCGGCGCCACGGACGTCGTGCGCGCGAGGGAATTCGGGAACCCCCGGCGGACGATCGGTCGGTACGCTGGCGAGGAGGCGGTCGACCTCGTCGCCATGGGGACCCACGGACGAAGCGGCGTCGACCGGTTTCTCATGGGAAGCGTCACCGAGGGCACCGTGCGGACCGCGCCAGTGCCGGTGCTGACCGTCCGGGGCACGGACGACTGA
- a CDS encoding COX15/CtaA family protein has product MDRRFRNLLFGSTAATLVLMLVGLYTAFVGAGLTCERRWPFCDGWLGLFPANWTSFVEWSHRLLAMLVGFALLATLYLVWREQDDRRVKWAVTAAVALLPSQIILGALTVTEFTAVITAAHFVTASLIILCLTAACAWAVETPSVETLRTLVIAAIALVPLHLVLDGSLVVMPLWALVGFYAVSFLLSCGLAAGALWAHAHGLGRTRSLLAVGSTVTWLDMLVARRKFGLDQALTDVGAIVVLLALLAVVWTLSKHSTVGGLSGVRAD; this is encoded by the coding sequence ATGGATCGCCGGTTTCGGAACCTCCTGTTCGGGTCGACTGCGGCGACGCTCGTCCTGATGCTGGTCGGGCTCTACACCGCCTTCGTGGGGGCGGGACTGACCTGCGAACGCCGCTGGCCGTTCTGTGACGGCTGGCTCGGCCTGTTTCCGGCCAACTGGACGAGCTTCGTCGAGTGGTCCCACCGCCTGCTGGCGATGCTCGTCGGATTCGCGCTGCTGGCGACGCTGTACCTGGTCTGGCGCGAACAGGACGACCGCCGCGTGAAGTGGGCCGTCACCGCCGCCGTCGCACTGTTGCCGTCCCAGATCATCCTCGGCGCGCTCACCGTCACGGAGTTCACCGCGGTCATCACCGCCGCCCACTTCGTCACCGCGTCGCTGATCATCCTGTGTCTGACTGCCGCGTGTGCCTGGGCCGTCGAGACGCCCTCGGTCGAGACGCTACGGACACTGGTGATCGCCGCGATCGCACTCGTCCCGCTCCACCTCGTCCTCGACGGCTCCCTCGTCGTGATGCCCCTCTGGGCGCTCGTCGGCTTCTACGCCGTCTCGTTCCTGCTCTCGTGCGGGCTCGCAGCGGGGGCGCTGTGGGCACACGCGCACGGCCTCGGTCGGACCCGGTCGCTTCTGGCCGTCGGGAGCACCGTCACGTGGCTCGATATGCTCGTCGCGCGCCGAAAGTTCGGCCTCGACCAGGCGCTGACGGACGTCGGCGCGATCGTCGTCCTGCTGGCGCTCCTCGCGGTGGTCTGGACGCTCTCGAAGCACTCGACGGTCGGCGGTCTCTCCGGCGTTCGAGCGGACTGA